CCTGCCCGGAAAAAGCTTTCCAGCACATCTGCAATGTGCTCGGGCGTGCCGACCAACGGTCCTCTAGGCGTTGCATTGCGCAGCGCGACCTGACGGAGCGTTAGCCCCTCTTCCTTGGCCGTGCGTTTGATATTGTCCGTGACACTCTTGTAATTCTCGCTGCCCGCGTCCCCAAGCTCGGGAAAAGGCTCATCCAGTGGATAGGTGGAGAAATCCAAATGGTTGAACCACCTTCCGAGATAACGAAGAGCATTCTCGATGCTGATGAGGCCTGCAATCCTCTCGTATTTGGCTTCTGCCTCAGCTTCCGTCGCACCGACAACAGGCGCGATGCCTGGCAGGATCAGCAACTCGTCGGGGCTTCGGCCGTATTGGGCAAGACGGCCTTTGACATCATCGTAGAATCGTTTGGACTCTTCTACGGTCTTCACGCCGCCCATGCCGGTGAACACAGCATCTGCGCCCTTGGCCGCCAGCTCTCTCCCGGCCTCGGACGAGCCCGCCTGAAACACAACCGGGTACCCCTGCGGGGAGCGGCCGATGTTCAGCGGACCCTGAACCGCGAAATGCTTGCCCTTGTGATCCAGGCGATGCATCTTCTCGGGATCGAAGAATACGCCGGACTCTTTGTCGTGGAGGAATGCTTCCTCTTCCCACGAATCCCACAGCCCGCGTACCACCTGAAGATGCTCATCCGCACGTTGATAGCGCTGATCGTGAGCCGGATGCTGCTCCCGGCTATGATTAAGCGCAGCGCCGTCAAGCGCCG
Above is a genomic segment from Paenibacillus sp. HWE-109 containing:
- a CDS encoding LLM class flavin-dependent oxidoreductase, with protein sequence MSEKQMKLGAALLATGEQMASWLYPSTPADAATSLTHYKHMVHKAEEGKLDFAFIADGLFINEVTMPQYLNRLEPVTALSVLSAYSSKIGLVGTVSATYSEPFTVARQFASLDLLSGGRAGWNLVTSALDGAALNHSREQHPAHDQRYQRADEHLQVVRGLWDSWEEEAFLHDKESGVFFDPEKMHRLDHKGKHFAVQGPLNIGRSPQGYPVVFQAGSSEAGRELAAKGADAVFTGMGGVKTVEESKRFYDDVKGRLAQYGRSPDELLILPGIAPVVGATEAEAEAKYERIAGLISIENALRYLGRWFNHLDFSTYPLDEPFPELGDAGSENYKSVTDNIKRTAKEEGLTLRQVALRNATPRGPLVGTPEHIADVLESFFRAGAVDGFILLGHVLPEGIDDFVHHVVPILQQRGLFRQEYEHDTLRGHLGLAIPENRYAAKRSDKDLIDAVGIHSAE